The Naumovozyma dairenensis CBS 421 chromosome 1, complete genome genome includes a region encoding these proteins:
- the RPN4 gene encoding stress-regulated transcription factor RPN4 (similar to Saccharomyces cerevisiae RPN4 (YDL020C); ancestral locus Anc_3.173), translating to MATTELYLKRTLTDVLEDELYHLTPTSNIYQTHPTHPCYLHSDPNHIPLHDRLSNNQLYLSSSSSSSSPQVSSSSSSSGLDQLNELNWDHDENFLNVSLQDLNIFNKYADPSLTTTTTPTSSSPSSNKVISFSCPNAIKDKFTNIDINKLKSIHLKRTKNQKRKALVSTMNGNGRVNHMKKINGIINKTNKNKISTNTLSPPLSTSTSTASIEPVINTINMESIEKIPMTSSTSSSSSLIPLNVMLYGNGTTTASSLTLPNMDLNDINSTIKAELIDEFPLDTQEAMNMENTPTSNNNMIISQDHGDNNNLFADSMDSKLEWLPQIQNNSLDAKSIIFDNEIKAQQQQQGTNNIDDLSDIEDNNDIFDNMEYPLTTTTTTTTAELTTRAPEINAGSFGNFNDFSSPSSLPNSPPSSSCSSPSSPSIVETILNGTQIQSQDILLEKVSQKASKTNLKLKMKSKTSKPRAKKCDNLSKDMCDKLKASIEHQLENKSITSLQEQSSSTRIIDADIGPTNTSNVTKNDDTNMNNTMGETYTCRIINLTTNEPCSAQFSRSYDLTRHQNTIHASKKTVFRCSECIKLLGSNGFEKTFSRLDALTRHIKSKHENLNTFERRQVTKFAKENIGYVLG from the coding sequence atgGCTACTACAGAACtctatttgaaaagaacGCTTACCGACGTATTGGAAGACGAGCTATATCATTTGACTCCAACTTCGAACATATATCAAACACATCCTACTCACCCATGCTATTTGCATTCTGATCCCAATCATATCCCACTCCATGATCGTCTCTCCAACAATCAACTGTATCTGTCGTCGtcctcttcatcatcatcgcCGCAAGTTTCATCATCCTCAAGTTCTTCCGGCTTAGATCAacttaatgaattaaattgGGATCATGATGAAAACTTCCTTAATGTAAGCTTACAAGATTtaaatatcttcaataaatatgCTGATCCGTCATTAACTACTACAACAACACCTACTTCATCATCTCCCTCTTCCAATAAGGTAATCTCATTCTCATGTCCAAATGCaattaaagataaattCACCAATATcgatattaataaattgaaaagtattcatttgaaaagaacgaaaaatcaaaaaaggAAAGCATTGGTATCAACTATGAATGGTAATGGCCGTGTCAATcatatgaagaaaataaatggaatcataaataaaacaaataaaaacaaaattagCACAAATACTCTATCGCCACCATtatcaacatcaacatcaacagCATCAATAGAACCTGTAATAAATACGATAAATATGGAATCTATCGAAAAAATTCCAATGACatcttcaacttcttcctcttcttctttgattcCTTTGAATGTTATGCTCTATGGTAATGGTACCACGACAGCTTCTTCCTTAACTCTTCCAAATATGGACCTGAACGACATTAATTCAACTATTAAAGCTGAACTAATAGATGAGTTCCCCTTAGATACTCAAGAAGCTATGAACATGGAAAACACGCCaacttctaataataatatgataATATCCCAAGATCATGGTGATAATAACAACTTATTTGCAGATTCCATGGATTCGAAATTAGAATGGCTTCCACAAATACAAAACAACTCACTGGATGcaaaatcaataatattcgataatgaaattaaagcacaacaacagcaacaagGAACCAATAATATAGATGATCTTTCAGACATAGAAGATAACAATGACATATTTGACAATATGGAATATCCATTGACGACGACGACCACTACCACCACGGCCGAACTAACCACGAGGGCGCCAGAGATAAATGCTGGAAGTTTTGGTAATTTTAACGATTTCTCATCTCCTTCATCTTTGCCAAATTCACCCCCATCATCGTCATGTTCGTCTCCTTCTTCACCTTCGATAGTGGAAACTATTTTAAATGGAACACAAATACAATCTCAAGATATCTTATTGGAGAAAGTGTCGCAAAAAGCATCTAAgacaaatttgaaattgaaaatgaaatcaaagaCTAGTAAACCAAGAGCTAAAAAATGTGATAACCTTTCAAAAGATATGTGTGATAAACTTAAAGCATCTATTGAACatcaattagaaaataaatcgATAACTTCTTTGCAAGAACAATCGTCATCGACTCGAATAATAGATGCTGATATTGGTCCGACTAATACATCCAATGTGACTAAGAACGACGATACCAATATGAATAATACCATGGGAGAAACCTATACATGTAGGATTATCAATTTAACCACGAATGAACCATGTTCTGCGCAATTTTCAAGGTCATATGATTTAACAAGACATCAAAATACTATCCATGCATCAAAGAAGACAGTATTCCGTTGTTCTGAAtgtattaaattattaggCTCTAATGGGTTTGAGAAGACGTTTTCCAGATTAGATGCTTTAACAAGACATATTAAATCTAAGCATGAAAACTTGAATacttttgaaagaagaCAAGTAACTAAATTCGcaaaggaaaatattgGTTACGTCTTAGGATAA